A part of Nesterenkonia lutea genomic DNA contains:
- a CDS encoding restriction endonuclease: MGIVAKNAATGELTAIQCKFPDPRRTVSKSATDLFLAASPRSEFQ; this comes from the coding sequence GTGGGCATCGTCGCCAAGAATGCCGCCACAGGGGAACTCACAGCGATCCAGTGCAAATTCCCGGACCCGCGGAGGACAGTCTCGAAGTCTGCTACCGATCTCTTCCTGGCTGCGTCACCCCGGTCGGAGTTCCAGTAG
- a CDS encoding GlcG/HbpS family heme-binding protein, which translates to MSDYINVPTISYEKAAEAVRRTIDVGLTRGLRLCATVVDPGLNLVAYGRADGTTPHSMETSRRKANTAASTRKSSAEVPRELGSAVENGTGGLLTRIPGGVPLVFDGVLVGGLGVSGAPPTHDAEVAAAVQKALGGQPA; encoded by the coding sequence ATGTCCGACTACATCAATGTTCCGACCATTTCATATGAGAAAGCCGCCGAGGCCGTTCGGCGCACTATTGACGTTGGACTAACGCGCGGGTTGAGGCTCTGCGCTACTGTCGTGGATCCCGGGTTGAACTTGGTGGCTTATGGACGTGCTGACGGCACGACCCCGCACAGCATGGAGACTTCCCGGCGAAAGGCCAATACTGCCGCTTCGACTCGAAAATCTAGCGCTGAAGTCCCCCGGGAGCTTGGCTCTGCCGTAGAAAATGGCACCGGTGGGCTACTGACGCGGATTCCCGGCGGAGTACCCCTGGTGTTCGACGGTGTCCTGGTGGGGGGTCTAGGCGTCTCGGGCGCACCTCCTACCCACGACGCTGAAGTCGCTGCCGCCGTCCAGAAAGCCCTAGGAGGACAACCTGCCTGA
- a CDS encoding FAD-dependent oxidoreductase — MSAQLRHTDVLVVGAGLAGLRVATLLAENGHSVVVIDRRRNLTTSIRTTGIFVRRTLDDYDLPDHLLGPAIRRVVLYPPSLRDPVELVSDRDEYRVGEMGPLYAAGAQAAVKAGAELWLGTRYSGGSEGRYEVTGPEGPLTVHARFVVGADGARSRVARDLGLDRNTHLLVGAEDVFNVSEPVDSPAFHCVLDPHLAPGYIGWVINDGVHAHVGTAGYSRRFRGGVRGTLDEFAARAPGLAEADRSPTDVERRGGPIPVGGLLRRISSPDGLLVGDAAGAVSPLTAGGLDPCLRLSDYAVAALDEALRTGRREALQGYDGGVLRRKFTGRLMMRHALAQVKHPVMASAGFEVLRTPFGRSAARKVLFGDRSFPDPPPR; from the coding sequence ATGAGCGCCCAATTGCGGCACACCGATGTGCTCGTGGTCGGAGCTGGGCTCGCCGGCCTGCGCGTCGCCACCCTGCTGGCGGAGAACGGGCATTCAGTGGTGGTCATCGACCGGCGCCGGAACCTGACCACCTCCATCAGGACGACTGGGATCTTTGTCCGACGCACTCTGGATGACTACGACCTGCCCGACCACCTGCTGGGACCGGCGATACGCCGTGTCGTGCTGTACCCGCCGAGCCTGCGGGATCCGGTGGAACTGGTCAGCGATCGCGATGAGTACCGCGTGGGTGAGATGGGACCCCTCTACGCCGCGGGCGCGCAGGCCGCTGTGAAAGCTGGTGCAGAGCTTTGGCTGGGCACCAGATACTCGGGCGGCTCCGAAGGCCGATATGAAGTCACCGGCCCCGAGGGGCCGTTGACAGTGCACGCTCGGTTCGTGGTGGGAGCGGACGGAGCGCGATCGAGGGTGGCGCGTGACCTGGGCCTGGACCGCAACACTCACCTGCTGGTCGGCGCGGAGGACGTCTTCAACGTCTCTGAGCCGGTGGACTCCCCCGCCTTCCACTGCGTGTTGGACCCTCATTTGGCGCCCGGATACATCGGGTGGGTGATCAACGACGGAGTCCACGCCCATGTGGGGACCGCCGGGTACTCCCGACGATTCCGCGGCGGGGTGCGCGGGACGCTGGACGAGTTCGCTGCACGCGCTCCAGGATTGGCGGAGGCCGACCGCTCTCCCACTGACGTCGAACGCCGCGGTGGCCCCATCCCGGTGGGCGGGCTGCTCCGGCGAATCAGCTCACCGGACGGGCTGCTGGTCGGTGACGCGGCGGGTGCGGTGTCACCGCTGACCGCGGGCGGGCTGGATCCTTGTCTACGGCTTTCCGACTACGCCGTCGCCGCGCTGGACGAGGCACTGCGCACCGGCCGGCGAGAGGCGCTGCAGGGCTACGACGGCGGCGTGCTGCGCCGGAAGTTCACTGGACGGCTGATGATGCGCCACGCGCTGGCTCAGGTGAAACACCCAGTTATGGCGAGCGCCGGGTTTGAGGTGCTGCGGACGCCCTTCGGCAGGTCCGCGGCGCGGAAGGTGCTGTTCGGAGATCGTTCCTTCCCGGACCCTCCCCCGCGATGA
- a CDS encoding alpha-hydroxy acid oxidase — MTRRMPQPAELRPLLRFRPLTLERRAARLAAAADMWDLRNIARRRTPKSAFDYADGGAGAELTVRRTREAFDSTELLPRILHSTAAADLTTTIAGGSSALPFGIAPTGFTRFMHAEGEDAGAAAAAAAGIPFCLSTMGTRSLEEIARCGDTATVRNPHGPGRRWFQLYLWKDRERSADLVRRAEANGFDTLLVTVDTPVAGQRFRDVRNGMTIPPQLTLRTVLDASYRPEWWFNFLTTDPLHFASLSNTSTDLSTLINSMFDPTLSLQDLEWLRSIWPGKLLVKGVLTAEDTRRSLEAGADGLVVSNHGGRQLDRAPVSLKALAEVRQEAGPNVEVLLDSGVMSGADIVSALALGADFVLIGRAYLYGLMAGGQQGVARAIALLEEETRVAMMLLGTATIAELQTSGQVRVPWLPHKTGVRPEGIAAHAR; from the coding sequence ATGACCCGCCGCATGCCTCAGCCAGCAGAGCTGCGGCCACTGCTACGCTTCCGCCCCCTAACCCTAGAGCGTCGCGCAGCGCGCCTCGCGGCGGCCGCTGATATGTGGGACCTGCGAAATATCGCGCGACGGCGCACCCCGAAATCCGCATTCGATTACGCTGACGGTGGTGCAGGCGCTGAACTAACCGTTCGGCGCACGCGGGAAGCCTTCGACAGCACCGAGCTGTTGCCGCGCATTCTGCATTCCACTGCCGCCGCCGATCTCACCACAACGATCGCTGGAGGTTCCTCTGCTTTGCCGTTCGGTATCGCTCCGACCGGATTCACCCGGTTCATGCATGCAGAGGGTGAGGACGCAGGGGCGGCCGCGGCCGCGGCCGCTGGCATACCCTTCTGCCTCTCGACCATGGGAACCCGTTCACTGGAAGAGATCGCTAGGTGTGGGGACACTGCGACTGTGAGGAACCCCCACGGGCCCGGCCGACGCTGGTTCCAACTCTACCTCTGGAAAGATCGGGAACGCTCTGCGGATCTTGTTCGCCGGGCCGAGGCCAATGGATTCGACACGCTATTAGTAACTGTGGACACCCCGGTGGCAGGTCAGCGGTTCCGCGACGTGCGGAACGGCATGACTATCCCACCGCAATTGACCTTACGGACGGTCCTCGACGCCTCCTATCGTCCCGAGTGGTGGTTCAACTTCCTCACCACAGATCCACTACATTTCGCCTCTTTGAGCAACACCTCGACTGACCTGTCGACGCTCATCAACAGCATGTTTGACCCTACGTTGTCGCTCCAAGATCTGGAGTGGCTGCGCTCGATCTGGCCGGGGAAGCTCCTTGTCAAAGGCGTACTGACGGCGGAGGATACCCGTCGGTCTCTTGAAGCCGGCGCTGATGGACTCGTCGTCTCCAACCATGGTGGACGGCAGCTGGATCGCGCCCCTGTGTCGCTCAAGGCGCTTGCGGAGGTGCGCCAGGAGGCCGGACCGAATGTGGAGGTTCTTCTGGATTCAGGGGTGATGTCTGGTGCCGACATCGTGTCCGCCCTCGCACTCGGGGCGGACTTCGTACTCATCGGTCGCGCGTACCTTTACGGCCTTATGGCGGGCGGCCAACAAGGCGTCGCCCGGGCCATCGCGCTCCTGGAAGAAGAGACTCGCGTGGCAATGATGCTGCTCGGCACCGCTACGATTGCGGAGCTCCAGACCTCAGGCCAGGTTCGAGTGCCCTGGCTTCCCCATAAGACTGGTGTTCGGCCCGAGGGGATTGCCGCGCACGCACGATGA
- a CDS encoding helix-turn-helix domain-containing protein produces MPIVVRIDVELAKRKMSVGEFAERVGITPANVAVLKNGRAKAIRFSTLEAMCEVLECQPGDLIEWVEE; encoded by the coding sequence ATGCCGATCGTCGTGCGGATTGATGTAGAGCTGGCCAAGCGGAAGATGAGCGTGGGTGAGTTCGCGGAACGGGTGGGGATCACCCCGGCGAATGTGGCGGTGTTGAAGAACGGCCGCGCCAAGGCGATCCGGTTCAGCACGCTGGAAGCCATGTGTGAGGTGCTGGAATGCCAGCCGGGCGACCTCATCGAGTGGGTAGAGGAATGA
- a CDS encoding DUF2975 domain-containing protein gives MTGQRWVVAALKASLVLLFGLLFLFQTMSLPGQFAHMAQESPDMAFLRGPATVITIFWVLCVQVVIVCIWQLLTLVQKDRIFSSTSMRWINLVLGAIGAAWLVLAGVFLYIGFNATDPGIPLVLALMVAVGAVVGLVVVVMRALLKQATTLRTDMEAVI, from the coding sequence ATGACAGGTCAACGCTGGGTAGTTGCCGCCCTCAAGGCATCACTGGTCCTGCTTTTCGGGCTGCTGTTCCTGTTCCAGACGATGTCGCTCCCCGGCCAGTTCGCCCACATGGCGCAGGAATCACCCGACATGGCATTCCTGCGTGGGCCAGCGACGGTCATCACAATCTTCTGGGTGCTGTGCGTCCAAGTGGTCATCGTCTGCATCTGGCAGCTGCTCACCCTCGTCCAGAAGGATCGCATCTTCAGCTCCACTTCGATGCGCTGGATCAACCTCGTGTTGGGGGCGATCGGGGCCGCGTGGCTCGTCCTGGCCGGGGTCTTTCTCTATATCGGATTCAATGCCACCGACCCCGGGATCCCACTGGTGCTGGCACTGATGGTGGCGGTGGGCGCCGTCGTCGGCCTGGTGGTTGTGGTGATGCGGGCGCTGTTGAAGCAGGCGACCACGCTGCGCACCGACATGGAAGCCGTGATCTGA
- the mcrC gene encoding 5-methylcytosine-specific restriction endonuclease system specificity protein McrC — protein MTARTIAIRNVYVMMAYAFRGLRNEGNDRVASESFEHLHDLFAEMLVRGVGTQVKRGLHRDYLLHSEELATVRSRIDITRTVATRSTLRGKLVCEFDEYDPDTPHNRALKSVIVLLIRHGDVHSARKVALRRLLPYLDAVTLIAPTSIRWNALTYHRANAPYRMLLGVCELVVRGLLQTQDAGTSKLTSWVSDEAMSRLFERFLLEYFKVHYPDLSPKASAVDWDYDDANALGAAQLPAMRTDVTLRRGQHTLIIDAKYYSKSMQPGRWGKATVHSANLYQLLTYVKNADVDRDGSVSGLLLYARTEAPTQPDLDVVVQANRIGARTLDLGQPWEQLTAELEDIIQWVAN, from the coding sequence ATGACGGCCCGGACCATCGCGATAAGAAATGTCTATGTGATGATGGCCTACGCTTTTCGGGGGCTTCGCAACGAAGGCAATGATCGAGTGGCAAGCGAGTCTTTCGAACACCTCCACGATCTGTTCGCGGAGATGCTCGTTCGCGGTGTCGGCACTCAGGTCAAGCGCGGTCTTCACCGCGACTACCTTCTCCACAGCGAGGAGCTCGCCACCGTTCGAAGCCGCATCGACATCACTCGGACCGTCGCCACCCGCTCGACGCTCCGAGGGAAGCTCGTGTGTGAGTTCGACGAGTACGACCCCGACACGCCGCACAACCGGGCGTTGAAGTCAGTCATCGTGCTCCTGATCCGCCACGGCGATGTCCACAGCGCGCGTAAGGTCGCCTTGCGCCGGCTCTTGCCCTATCTGGACGCAGTGACCTTGATTGCGCCGACATCAATCCGCTGGAATGCCCTCACGTACCATCGCGCCAATGCGCCATACCGTATGCTGCTCGGCGTTTGTGAACTGGTCGTCCGGGGACTCTTGCAGACGCAGGATGCTGGAACCAGCAAACTCACTTCGTGGGTCTCAGATGAAGCGATGAGTAGATTGTTCGAGCGGTTCTTGCTCGAGTACTTTAAAGTCCACTACCCCGACCTCTCACCGAAGGCGTCCGCCGTCGACTGGGACTACGACGACGCGAACGCCCTAGGAGCCGCTCAGCTCCCGGCGATGCGCACCGACGTCACTCTTCGGCGGGGACAACACACACTCATCATCGATGCGAAGTACTACAGCAAGTCAATGCAGCCCGGCAGGTGGGGCAAGGCGACCGTCCACTCAGCGAACCTGTACCAACTGCTGACGTACGTGAAGAACGCCGATGTGGACCGCGACGGCTCAGTCAGCGGCCTACTGCTGTACGCACGCACCGAAGCACCTACACAGCCCGACCTAGATGTCGTGGTCCAGGCGAACCGGATCGGCGCTCGCACTCTGGACCTTGGCCAGCCGTGGGAGCAACTTACCGCTGAGCTCGAGGACATAATTCAGTGGGTGGCTAACTGA
- a CDS encoding AAA family ATPase gives MSDQPLDPAADAELKASRPAPDLAIAEEAGEVIAHMLGDGKSVIDPSTMIWTAEAAEDLRARIGDNPIIGTDQGQWEKLDQQLGGAAREVVLLAAELVFLREHPLRSARPETRRAHVERVLSQLDSPTTIPEPMSTWLSRPAGTAGFEPGSWYNGALWRHLIWASTFVRHWNDLSDDEREAARTDPWELQRVMLNSGSDRSDFRHMLEYFARPDTFEPITSKPMKARIRDGLASKIGGTTGNTAAAIDRDLLAIRAVIAREFEGSFQFWTPGVAELWDGSLAQSAPPVAQSTDLAEPRPRHYWLYSPGPQASEWDEFASKNIMAIGWDDLDDLATYPSREAIRRALDVEGTGASPRNDVLAAWQFQNEIAVGDIVYAKRGRREIVGRGEVSSDARFEPDRATYHHVRSVKWTHVGSWGHPGDAVTKTLTDITTYHDYVEKHEALVTDDVEPELPVTPGPLTSYDKEAFLNEVYLSEERYERLTSLLARKKNVILAGPPGVGKTFAAKRLAYSMMGVKDPSRVQTVQFHQSYSYEDFMMGYRPTETGGFTLSEGPFYRFCDEARADDSDRPYFFIIDEINRGNISKIFGELLMLIEADKREQELRLLYKRETLSVPPNVHIIGMMNTADRGLAVLDYALRRRFGFFEMTPGFESAGFIRWLQEADNPTLDDLVKVVTSLNQTIADDPALGQGFVIGHSFLARPSNSDANEAWLLSVVDDELTPLIHEYWFDEPAKSEEWSARLRAAVA, from the coding sequence ATGAGCGACCAACCCCTAGACCCCGCCGCGGATGCTGAACTCAAGGCGTCACGACCAGCTCCTGATTTGGCGATCGCCGAAGAGGCAGGTGAGGTCATCGCTCACATGCTCGGAGACGGAAAATCCGTGATCGACCCGTCGACAATGATCTGGACCGCCGAGGCGGCCGAGGACCTTCGGGCCAGAATCGGAGACAACCCCATCATCGGGACGGACCAAGGCCAGTGGGAGAAGCTCGACCAACAACTCGGGGGCGCGGCCCGGGAAGTTGTCCTGCTCGCTGCCGAACTCGTCTTTCTCCGGGAACATCCGCTGCGTTCCGCACGCCCCGAAACCCGCCGAGCCCATGTCGAACGGGTCCTTTCACAGCTTGACTCCCCCACAACGATCCCGGAGCCAATGTCGACCTGGTTGTCTCGCCCCGCGGGAACTGCAGGTTTTGAGCCCGGTTCCTGGTACAACGGGGCGCTGTGGCGGCACCTTATCTGGGCATCAACGTTCGTGCGTCACTGGAATGACCTGTCGGATGACGAGCGGGAGGCAGCACGGACAGATCCCTGGGAGCTGCAGCGAGTCATGCTGAACTCCGGAAGCGACCGATCCGACTTCCGCCACATGCTGGAATATTTCGCCCGACCAGACACCTTCGAACCGATCACCTCGAAACCAATGAAGGCAAGAATCCGCGATGGTCTGGCCAGCAAGATTGGCGGGACCACGGGCAACACCGCTGCTGCAATCGATCGTGACCTTCTCGCGATCCGCGCCGTGATCGCTCGCGAGTTTGAGGGGTCCTTCCAGTTTTGGACGCCGGGGGTAGCAGAACTCTGGGACGGCTCTCTCGCGCAGTCTGCCCCTCCGGTCGCTCAGAGCACAGATCTGGCCGAGCCACGTCCACGCCACTACTGGCTCTACTCTCCTGGGCCGCAGGCGTCGGAATGGGACGAGTTCGCGTCGAAGAACATCATGGCGATCGGCTGGGACGACCTTGACGACCTCGCTACATACCCAAGCCGAGAGGCGATACGTCGGGCACTCGACGTTGAAGGGACCGGGGCATCACCAAGGAACGACGTCCTAGCAGCTTGGCAGTTTCAGAACGAGATCGCGGTAGGCGACATCGTCTACGCCAAGCGTGGACGACGGGAAATCGTGGGACGCGGCGAGGTCTCCTCGGACGCTCGGTTCGAGCCAGATCGCGCCACGTACCATCACGTCCGGTCGGTCAAATGGACCCATGTCGGGTCGTGGGGGCACCCAGGGGATGCAGTCACTAAGACGCTCACCGACATTACGACTTACCACGACTACGTTGAGAAGCACGAGGCGCTCGTTACCGACGACGTGGAACCAGAGCTACCTGTGACTCCAGGACCTCTTACCTCGTATGACAAGGAGGCATTCCTTAACGAGGTCTACCTATCGGAAGAGCGGTACGAGCGACTTACATCCCTGCTCGCCAGGAAGAAGAATGTGATCCTGGCCGGCCCGCCCGGTGTAGGAAAGACCTTCGCCGCGAAGCGCCTGGCGTACTCCATGATGGGGGTGAAGGACCCAAGCAGAGTACAGACCGTCCAATTCCATCAGAGCTACTCGTACGAGGACTTCATGATGGGGTACCGACCCACCGAAACCGGTGGCTTCACTCTCTCGGAAGGCCCGTTCTACCGGTTCTGCGACGAAGCCAGGGCCGACGACAGCGACCGTCCGTACTTCTTCATTATCGACGAGATCAACCGTGGCAATATTTCCAAGATCTTTGGAGAGCTACTCATGCTCATCGAAGCTGACAAGCGCGAACAGGAGCTGCGTCTCTTATACAAACGTGAGACACTCTCTGTTCCACCCAACGTCCACATTATCGGCATGATGAACACCGCAGACCGCGGTCTTGCCGTGCTCGACTACGCCCTGCGCCGTCGTTTCGGTTTCTTCGAGATGACACCAGGGTTCGAATCGGCCGGGTTCATCCGCTGGCTTCAGGAAGCTGACAACCCGACTCTCGACGATCTCGTCAAGGTTGTCACGAGCCTCAACCAGACCATTGCCGACGACCCAGCACTAGGCCAAGGTTTTGTCATCGGACACAGTTTCCTGGCTCGGCCTTCGAACAGTGATGCCAACGAGGCGTGGCTGTTGTCTGTTGTGGACGATGAGCTCACACCTCTGATTCATGAGTATTGGTTTGATGAACCAGCGAAGTCTGAGGAGTGGTCGGCCAGACTCCGGGCGGCTGTTGCATGA